The DNA region CAGTACACAGCTTCGAGCGTGCAACAGTCTGCGGGCGTGGTCGCGGTTGAACTGTTCGAGGGAGGCCCCAATACGCGTGCCGCCCGCCCAGCCACTGGATAGTAAATGTAGGCTTTCCTGGGCTCGGACGGGATCGGGGTCGCGTAGCGCTTGCGCTATGCCGACCAATTGGGTGTGGAAAATGAAGCAATGTACGTCGGTGAGCAGGGATGTGAGGATACGCGCCAGTCGTAAATAGAAGAAGCTGTACAAACTCATGGAGCGGCTGACATCCAGCAGGAGTATCAGCCGGGGACGTTGTTTCTGGCGCTTGCGCCAAGCCAGCTCCAGGGGCAGGCCCCCGTGCGAGACGCTGCGCCGCAGGCAGCGGGCCAGATCAAGGCGGCGGCCGCGTGCAGATGCCTGGTCTCGTCTCAGCTCGATCTGCCTTAACCGTTTCGCGAAGCTCTGCAGCAAGGCATCGAGGGCGCGTACGGAGTCGGGATCCTGCATATGACGAAAATCAGTACGTTTAAGCGCTTCTTGTGAACTGGCGCCTTCTGATCTTGCCCCGCCGGGGGCGTCTTCCCCGTATCCGGAACCGGAACCGTCGTCCAGAGGCACGCCCTCAGTATGATCCGGCAGAGCGCTTGCTAGGCTGGTATCCACGCTGGGGCCGCCAGAGGTTCGGATTTCGGTGCGCCGGGGTGGAGGATCCGGCAAGAACCAGATGTCGAACAGGTCGTCGAACTGCCGCCACTCTTGCTGGCACTTGCACAGTATGCTGCGTAGCGTCCAACGTGCGATGTTGCGGTCCAACTGGCCAGCGTAGGCTAGCGCCTGTACTGCTGCCGGAGCATCTGCATGTTTATAGCCATTGGCGCGCAAGAATCCCGCGAAACCGAGGTAGCGGCCCTGGAGTTGGCTGGCTAGCGGCGTGATGCGCAGCGTGTCTTGCTGGATGGCTGTCAGCATGCCGCAACCATCTTCTGTATGACGGGACGAGTCAGCCGTGCCCGGTCTTCGTGGGTTTTCACGAGGGCGGACAGCGAATCCAGGATGCGCTCGGTGCCATTTTCATCCAGTGTGCGCAGGTCCAGTTGCAGCAGCGCGCTGATCCAGTCCAGCGTTTCGGCGATGCCAGGTTTCTTCTTGAGATCCAGTCCGCGTAGTGACTGCACGAACTCTACCACCTGCCGTGCCAGTGCCAGGGGCGCATCGGGTACGCGAGCCTGGATGATCTTCACTTCCTTATTGAAGTCGGGATAGTCGACATAGTGATAAAGGCAGCGACGGCGCAGCGCATCGGAAAGCTCGCGCGTGCCGTTGGAGGTCAGTATGACATCAGGTCGGCTGCTTGCGCGTATCGTGCCGAATTCTGGTATGGAGACCTGGTAATCGGACAGGACCTCAAGCAGGTATGCCTCGAAGGCTTCGTCCGCCCGGTCGATTTCGTCGATCAGCAGCACTGGTGGCGGCGACGTCGTGATGGCTTCCAGTAGCGGGCGCTTGAGCAGGTATTGCTCGGAAAAAATGTCTTTTTCCTTTTCGGCAGTGCTGCGATCGTCATGCTCCAGCAGCTTGATTGCCAGCAACTGGCGCTGGTAGTTCCATTCGTACAGCGTCGAATGGGCGTCCAGCCCTTCATAGCATTGCAGGCGTATCAGACGCGTGTTTCGTGCCAAAGCCAGCGACTTGGCGACATCGGTCTTGCCCACACCCGCTTCGCCTTCCAGCAAGACAGGGCGCTGCAAGGCTTTTCCCAGCACCAGGGTCGCCGTGAGGCTCGAGTCGGCGACATACCCGTGCTGCCCAAGCTGATTCTTCAGGTCAGAGATGCGGCTTGGCTGTTCGGAAGGCATAGGCGGCTCCTGACACTTACGCTGAGTTTCTTGAAAATACGCGGCGGAACCAGTCGGCAATTACTGCCCACAGCAGCGACAGGCCGTTTAGTTCACTTGCTTTCTGCGTGGGTGGTGCATTCTGGACGGATGCGCTGCTTGCGTTAGGGCTGCCATCGGCCCGCGCCTCTTGCAGGGCCTGCACGCGGTCGGAGAAGTTGGCGATGAACTGCTTGAGTATGTGTTCGGACACGGTGTCCATCATGCGTCCG from Pollutimonas thiosulfatoxidans includes:
- a CDS encoding vWA domain-containing protein, which translates into the protein MLTAIQQDTLRITPLASQLQGRYLGFAGFLRANGYKHADAPAAVQALAYAGQLDRNIARWTLRSILCKCQQEWRQFDDLFDIWFLPDPPPRRTEIRTSGGPSVDTSLASALPDHTEGVPLDDGSGSGYGEDAPGGARSEGASSQEALKRTDFRHMQDPDSVRALDALLQSFAKRLRQIELRRDQASARGRRLDLARCLRRSVSHGGLPLELAWRKRQKQRPRLILLLDVSRSMSLYSFFYLRLARILTSLLTDVHCFIFHTQLVGIAQALRDPDPVRAQESLHLLSSGWAGGTRIGASLEQFNRDHARRLLHARSCVLIASDGYDTDPADSITTALTAIRRQTRRILWLNPLASRPGYTPTSACMQAALPFIDGLLPAGNLASLEKALPDILRICR
- a CDS encoding AAA family ATPase, which produces MPSEQPSRISDLKNQLGQHGYVADSSLTATLVLGKALQRPVLLEGEAGVGKTDVAKSLALARNTRLIRLQCYEGLDAHSTLYEWNYQRQLLAIKLLEHDDRSTAEKEKDIFSEQYLLKRPLLEAITTSPPPVLLIDEIDRADEAFEAYLLEVLSDYQVSIPEFGTIRASSRPDVILTSNGTRELSDALRRRCLYHYVDYPDFNKEVKIIQARVPDAPLALARQVVEFVQSLRGLDLKKKPGIAETLDWISALLQLDLRTLDENGTERILDSLSALVKTHEDRARLTRPVIQKMVAAC